Below is a genomic region from Raphanus sativus cultivar WK10039 chromosome 4, ASM80110v3, whole genome shotgun sequence.
TATAGCTGAAAATCACGTTTTACCCATAATTTGATAGATTTGTTTCGTGCTAATTCAGCCATTAAAAACATTAGGTCTAGAGTGTTCAGTATAAGAAAAGAACCACTcgtatttcaaaaaaaagaaaaagaaaagaactaCTCAGACCTCCAGCCAAATTTCAAGGTAGAATGTCTTAGTCAACATAGCCGTCACTGAATTTCTCGTAAatgatattttcttattatttcaCGAATTCTGATTATCTATTATAATTACAGGACGCATAGTGCAAATTAGACCAAAAGCATTGTATGAGGCATGTCTTGATCAATCTATTATGCGGCTTTATTTATAATCAAGCgaattatatatgtgtataagcAGCACCCAAAATTGACATACTATTAAGAAAACAATCTTACATAGAACAGAGAAAATGAGATTAGTGTGCGTCTGTTACTAATATTCTTTGATAAGTAAGAAACATGTGTTGTTACTTGGTAGACTTGTTATGGTCGAAGCTAAACAAAAGATTTGCTCTGTTCGAGGAAACTTCTCATTTCGTTTTCGTAACGTATCGTAATTATATTTGGTGAATATATCATGCATCAGCATTCAGCAGTCATCTCAAAACGGACTAGCAGCTAAATACGACAGTAATattgataattatattaattaaaaacgaGAACCGTGCAATAAGAGAAGCATGAGAGAATATCCTATTATAGGTCCCATGAATAAATCACCATGTAATAGAACCCGAACCAGCAAACGCCTGTCcatctttgtttctttgtgattgtttttgtttatgcTTCTCTCTTTCCTTCCTGTTAAGGTAGCACGAGAACATGCACCAATTTCAACAGATTAGAGGATCGTGCAATAAGGACCACATCGAAATTAAGTGTTAGTTCGTCTAAAACAATCAAGCAACGTtatgattaattaatataaactaggtaataacccgtgccttgcacgggatgagattattaattttgttatctttttaacAGGTATGAGTATTCAGGTATCCGTCGTTTTTTCGGATACCGGATTTCTCAGGTTTGAAAATTAAGTCTCGTTTGGGTATTACCAAATTCCGAGTCGGGTCCGAGTCGAGTCCTCCCGGGTTCGAGTGGATTCGGTTTTGATGTAATAAAACCTTAAAATAACCGaataactaatatatctgaAACTGGTTCATACTCAAATTAACCATATTACCCGAttcggttcgggtattttgtatccaaactatccaaatgtaccaaaaaactaaaattactcaTTGTACACGGTTTTTGAGTATTTCTatacaaactatcatattttatctgaaaatacacaaaataattaatatatttaatatacaatttttaaaataattatacatataattataaataatatttttaaatctatatttacatttcagaaatcttcggatactcattcggttctcggttcggatcaGGTTGAGTAACGGTTCTTGGGACACATCAGTTTAGGAACCATTTGGTTATTTACCCCGTGTTCGATCGAGTTCGGGACCCtgaatttcggttcggttttggcTCGGTTCTTCAGTTCCGGATATTTTTCCCAGTTctactttttaagataaaaaatattatatctgtTTAATGTGGATATTCGTTCGGTATTACGTTATTTTTTTAAcctcctaaaatataaataccattctaaatctatatttattttgttttgttcggTTGAAGTGATCgaggtttttaatttttcggtgataaacctaaaactattatatttgtttggtttcatgttatatgaattttCGCAAGTTCTTATGTCGAATGGtttcatttttaagtttctaaatgcttgcaaaatcaaataaaatctacataaatagtttaagaaaaagaacatccaatattatttgtattgtttgtacaaacaatgttggtgacattttaagattttgtattttatataagataatctattattatttttgttgtttgaacttagacataatataaaaagttatatatttatattcatagaaattggtttttattgagtttaataatgtaaattttgattagtgTTAATGTGAGTACCCGCATAGCATGTGTCCCATGTCTTCTCGATCTGATCTTGCATCAGGTACTTCATGTGATCTTATGATCATCTAAAACGgtaaacaaaatacattaaatttaaataatcacatacgAAAACATCATTAGAAGTTAACCACTTACCTTTAACTTCGGTTGTTTTAGAAAATTCTCGGTGCAATCAGTTCCCCAAAGAAATCCCTTGTAGTCACTCTCGCTCAGACCATCAGCCATCCATGGACACAACCATAAAACATGGTTTAGAGTTATattcccatcatcatcatcatcatcatcatcatcatcatcatcattttcaCCAATCTGTCTCCTCCTCTCAATCTTGTCAAGTTCCTCTAAAGAACCCAACAGTAAAGTGTTAATTATCTTCATAGATCCGAGAAGAGTTTTGAAAGCTACCTCCATGAGTTATGTAGACGCTATTTGATATCACAGTTGCCAAAGGTAACATTTTGAAACAATCTATACACCTGGAGTATAGCGTTGGACCATATTCATCACCGTATCTGCCACATGTCTCTTTTCAAGAAACCAAGTTAGatatgaaactttcaatttCTAAAACATTCTCACTCAAGCATTTTAGTTGATGCgaatcttaatgattttttaaaaatgatattattcaGTAGTTGTACAaagagaattttaaataatttcaattcactattacaaatgttaaaaatatatgaaccaAAAGagtttattgaaaaaaatagaatgcgAACACATTAAATTGTCTCGAGTGTTGTTAAAAAACTTAGTGTGTGAACGCATTAAATGTTAAATGATTGTGAAGCCGACACGTCAGCGAGAACATAAACGGATTAACCGTGAGATGACACGTGGAACTTGCTGTGTGAACGCATTTAAGACAAATGCAttccttttaatatataggggatgatATTTAAGATTCTGATTTTCATGGTCATAACTCATAATAGCTTAttcataaatgtttttaatttctttttacaaaCAGACTCGGTTCTTATTTTGCATGTTCAATCTGAGATTAGTTTAGGgataaaaataactaagaaaatgaaaagttaAACTAAGTTCCTCATATTACGAGTTATTGTCGATTCAAAGAGCAACTTTTTTAAGAAGTATCAAATTATATCagtgatagtttttttttccatgCATGTCAGCAAGCCAATGATAGTATACATTTTTTAGTACTTTCTTTTTTCGTGTTTGTGCAagtgtatgtatgtgtcgcaGATAAATTATTAACGAGAAGCAACAGAGAAGACAGAACAGAAGCCAATGAAGGAGAGTCTCGTGAAATGTCTTCAACGATCAGGGCCGGCTTAGAGCATGGGGCAAGGGGGCATAGACCCCGGGCCCAaacgttttattttttaaatagtgtTAAAATGGAgtccatattttttaaaaaattatgtattagGGCCCAAAATTTTTAAGTAACCTATagatatatgtaaaaataatataaaaaaatgttttgccCAAAGGTCCATAGATTCTTTGAGCCGGCCCTGTCAACGATATTAAACTCTCAAAGAAATGTCGACCATACCAAACAGTAGAGAGCGAAGAATAGTCAAATCCTGATCACAACCGGTATTAAAGGGACACGTGTCACCGTCGCTCTCCATGTATCACACAGAAGCCGCCACAACGAGGTCTCCCGACATAATAAGGGTTTATGGAAGGAGATTAAATTAAACGATGTAGTAACCACTACTAATAAGGGTATTTACGTAATTATATAGTCGTTAAGATCTATATAAAGCTCTTGTCCAGtgcagaaagaaaaaaaaaaaattgtttctctCAGATATTTCTATCTCATTCTCCTCTCTGTTCTGCTGATTTTCTGAATAAAGAAgcgaaaaaaaatcttttaaaggGAATGCAGAGAGATGGTTGGAGTATCGCAGGTGAAGACTAAGCTCTGTGATCGGTTTAACCGATCTGTCGGCGGTAGGAATTGCCACCGGAAACACGTCGGACGGGTGATCCAGTGACAAAAACTATGGTCGGAGCTAAACGGGTGGAGAATGGATCTGACGGTTTGGCAAGTACGGGGTTGCTTCACGGCCGTTACGAGCTAGGTCGACTTCTAGGTCACGGAACGTTCGCGAAAGTGTACCACGCACGTAACGTAACCACAGGGAAAAGCGTTGCCCTAAAAGTCGTGGCCAAAGAGAAAGTGCTAAAGGCTGGTATGGTGGAGCAGATCAAGCGAGAGATCTCGGTTATGAAGATGGTGAAGCACCCCAACATCGTCGAGCTCCACGAGGTCATGGCGAGCAAAACCAAGATCTACTTCGCCATGGAGCTCGTGCGAGGCGGCGAGCTGTTCGCCAAAGTCGCCAGAGGAAGGCTGCGGGAGGAAGAGGCGCGCGTGTATTTCAAACAGCTGATCTCCGCGGTTGATTTCTGCCACAGCCGCGGGGTTTACCACCGCGATCTCAAGCCGGAGAATCTGTTGCTTGACGAAGAAGGCAACCTTAAAATAACTGATTTTGGTCTCTCTGCTTTGGCCGAGCATTTGAGGCAAGACGGGCTTCTCCACACGACTTGTGGGACTCCGGCGTACGTCGCGCCGGAGGTTATATCGAAGAAAGGGTACGACGGAGCTAAGGCGGATCTGTGGTCTTGTGGAGTTATCctctttgtgcttcttgcaggCTACTTACCGTTTCGAGATGATAATCTTGTGAACATGTATAAGAAGATTCACAGAGGAGACTTCAAGTGCCCTGGTTGGCTCTCTTCCGATGCGAGACGGCTCGTGACGAAGCTTATGGATCCGAATCCGAATACCCGGATTAGTATCGATAAGGTTATGGACTCACCTTGGTTCAAGAAAAGATCCAAGGACGTGCCAATAGTCACCACAGAAAGTGAGGTTCAAGATCACAAGTCCAAGGAAGAGAATGAGACGCTAAACGCCTTTCACATAATCGCGTTATCCGAAGGGTTCGATCTCTCGCCCTTGTtcgaggagaagaagagagaggagaagagagagatgaggttCGTGACTTCTCGGCCGGCGAGCAGTGTGATAACGAGTCTTGAAGAAGCGGCGAGAGTTGGGGATAGGTTTGATGTGAGGAAGAGTGAGAGTAGAGTGAGGATGGAAGGGAAGCTGAATGGTAGGAAAGGGAAGCTGGCGGTGGAGGCGGAGATATTCGCGGTGGCTCCGTCGTTTGTGGTTGTGGAGGTGAAGAAAGATCATGGGGACACTCTTGAGTACAATAACTTTTGTAGTACGGCTCTTAGACCAGCTCTCAAGGACATTTTCTGGACTTCTACACCTGCTTAGTTAATATTTATCAGCAATTTTGCTAAATCTTGTGTGTTTTTAGTTCCTGTCTGAAAAAATATTGTTGGATTCTATGTGATTCTCAATGGGTATCGTTTGAGTCTTTTCATCATCTGTGTGATCAAAGCAGAGTGTGTTCGTGTGGTTTAAGGATTTCATATCAGTAAATGATATATATGACTCCTTCAAGAATGTTCAAGAGTCAATTTATTATGCATTCTCAatgtctcttttattttttcttttgcatgcCTCTTACGTTGGAAATGATTAAGACATCgtcgccttcttcttctttttaactCTGTCACACGTTGGGGTAAGATACATGTGTATACTGATGCGTGCCGACATAACTCATTTGaacttgtgtgtgttttaacTTTGTTGACTCTTCTCCCAGTGTACAAAGTCTAACTCATAACATTTGGTAAGATAAGTACCAAAAACATTAAATTCAGTCAAACATTATTAGCGAAGCTTGTGATGTAATTTGGTCAAGACAGTGAACTCGGCCTGATAAGTTTGGCAAAACGATTGCTGGAACGTGCTACCAGATACCAATAGTATTGTTATGATTAGGGATAagattatgtttttctttcttttacacGTCTCTTATATTGGAATGCTAACTTAGGACATCATCTTTTGTAACTCTCTCTATTGGGGTTTATGTAGATCAGTTCTTTTAATCCGTTTTTTCATGATCCAGTTTATAACTAATGTCACTGCCACTTTCATTTTTGTGCACCAATGTCATTCCCTTGCTTCATATACTCCTAAGTATGATGAGTATATTGATGCGTGTCGATATAGCTCCTTTACATTTTGTCTACTTTTTAACTTTATCTTCTCACAATGTAGAACTAATTGAtaacattttgaaatataaataataaaagttaaattcagtctaataatttctaaaattgGATTTTAGTACAAAGGCGGTCTCGATTATATGATTAGTGATGGATTTGCTTTTATCAATTATGAATGGGGAAAAGTATTACTTGATTTGTTGAAGATAAGATATTGTGGAGTAGAAAAGAAGATGTGTCCTGATAATATTAGAAAAAGAGGAAGATGAGGTGGGCAGCAAAACCAAAGTAGAAGCTGCATGATTGAGATGGATGTTTCATGGACAATATTGTATATTATCTGATTTGCATTTTGTTAACAAAGTCTCATTATCCTTTTTAACATGTGATCAATTATACGGAAATTCGAACTACCTAACTCATGGGTTACTAATGACAGACTTTTACTATTGGCCTTTTTCTTGGTCATTGTAGTAACCTTGAACGATGTTTTGTAAAAACTTTAAAGGATGATAATATACGTTAATCAAATATCACGTATAAATGTATGAGTTTCACCTGTCTATAATCTACTGATCTACATAGGATAGGATGTAGATGTAGTCATGTGGACACAAAGTCAAGTCGTATTGGGATTTATAACTT
It encodes:
- the LOC108854259 gene encoding CBL-interacting serine/threonine-protein kinase 6 translates to MVGAKRVENGSDGLASTGLLHGRYELGRLLGHGTFAKVYHARNVTTGKSVALKVVAKEKVLKAGMVEQIKREISVMKMVKHPNIVELHEVMASKTKIYFAMELVRGGELFAKVARGRLREEEARVYFKQLISAVDFCHSRGVYHRDLKPENLLLDEEGNLKITDFGLSALAEHLRQDGLLHTTCGTPAYVAPEVISKKGYDGAKADLWSCGVILFVLLAGYLPFRDDNLVNMYKKIHRGDFKCPGWLSSDARRLVTKLMDPNPNTRISIDKVMDSPWFKKRSKDVPIVTTESEVQDHKSKEENETLNAFHIIALSEGFDLSPLFEEKKREEKREMRFVTSRPASSVITSLEEAARVGDRFDVRKSESRVRMEGKLNGRKGKLAVEAEIFAVAPSFVVVEVKKDHGDTLEYNNFCSTALRPALKDIFWTSTPA